Below is a genomic region from Zavarzinella sp..
TGAATATCTGAAAAACTCCACCACACCAAACGGTGGGGTGATTTATTCTCTGGCCCATGGTCGACCTGCAATTGGTGGCGAACGCCCCGCACTGACGGCTGCGGCCATTGCATCTGGTTTCAGCCAGGGCGAATACAATTCTCCACTCGTCAAGAAGTGGCTGAGCTACTGCCAGAAGAATATTCGATTTAACCAGGCCGGATCCGGCTTTGGCGAATACATGGATTATTACTTCTCCCAGGCCATGTATACGCTGGGCGATGATGGTTGGGAAAAAATCTTCAATGGCGACAAAAACGGTTTGAAGTGGTCGGAATATAAGAAAGTGATGTACAAATACCAGGTTGGTCGCCAGAAAGCGGACGGCTCATTTGGTGCCAGTTATGTTGGTGGTGTTTACGATACCGCCCTTTCTTTAACTATCCTCCAGTTAGAACGTGCCACCTTACCAATTTATCAACGGTAAGTGGGGCAGCATTCCAGCGAGTATGATTGTTTGAAAAAACCCTGGTGGCCGGTTTTCCGGTTTATCCAGGAACCGAGTTAATAATTTTTGAGCAGGGCTTCCATGAGCAACGGACAGACGTTAGGTAACAGCGATATTGATGCCATCAAGAATGTGCAGAAGGCATTCCAGGAAATTAAGAATCAGCTAGCCCGCGTGATCGTGGGTCAGGACAAAGTAATTGAAGAATTGCTGATTGCCCTGTTCAGTCGAGGTCACTGCATTCTGGAAGGGGTGCCCGGTCTGGCAAAAACCTTGATGATTTCATCATTGGCCAAATCGCTGTCGCTCGATTTCAGCCGGATTCAGTTTACACCTGACCTGATGCCCGCCGACATCACTGGTACAGAAGTGATTGAAGAAAACCGTACAACTGGTGCACGCGAATTCAAATTCCTGCCCGGCCCATTGTTTGCCAACATGGTGCTGGCCGACGAAATTAACCGTACCCCACCGAAAACCCAGGCCGCACTGCTGGAAGCGATGCAGGAACGCCAGGTAACCGTGGGCCGTACTCGTCACAAACTGCAAAGCCCGTTCTTTGTGCTGGCTACCCAGAACCCGATTGAACAGGAAGGTACCTACCCACTGCCGGAAGCACAACAAGACCGCTTCATGTTCAAGATTTTCGTGAAGTATCCAAGTTTTGAAGAAGAAATGGAAATTGCCCGCCGCACCACCGCGTTAAATATGGATGAGCCTACTGCTGTGCTGACTGGTGAGCAGATCCTGGAACTGCAGGCACTGGTTCGCAAGGTGCCCGTGGCAGACGAAGTGATTAAATACACCGCGGTACTGGTGCGTCAAACCCGCATCTCGGAACCCGGTGCTCCCAAGTTCATTAAGGAATGGCTATCCTGGGGTGCTGGCCCACGTGCCGTGCAGAACCTGATTATCGCTGCCAAAGCACGGGCGTTGCTGTATGGTCGCGAAAATGTCTCCCACGAAGATATCCAGCAGGTAGCACTGCCAGTGATGCGTCACCGCGTTGCAGCCAACTTTACAGCGGCTTCGGAAGGTGTATCGACCGACCGCGTGATCCAGAAACTGCTGGATGAAACCCCCACCCGCATGGGCGATCTGGAACGCGATGAGCGGTTCCGCAAAATCTTTACTTCGTGATGATTGCCAGTTCGCTGGTTAAGTATTGTGTCGAAAACAGTGTGTTGATGGAATCGCAAGGTCTTGCACCGAGGTTGGTTTCAAGCGATGGCACCGAAAGAGCAGGAAGAAGCACGTCGGTTTTTTGATCCGAAAGTAATTTCCAGGATCAGCCGTTTAGATCTGCGTGCACGTCAGGTGGTAGAAGGGTTTATCTCCGGGATGCACCGCAGTCCGTTTTTCGGCCACTCGGTTGAATTTGCCCAGCACCGCGAATATGTTCGTGGGGATGACATCCGCCACCTGGACTGGAAAGTCTGGTCCAAGACCGATCGCTTTTACATCAAACAGTATGAAGCGGAAACCAACTTGCGTTGTAATGTGATCGTTGATGTGTCGGAATCGATGCATTACGGTCGCGGTGCGATGAACAAGTACGAGTATGCCTGCACCATCGGTGCCTCGATTGCGTATATGGCAGTCAAGCAACAGGATACCGTGGGGATGTTTGCATTCGATCAGGATGTGCGTGCCAATTTACCCGCCAAGTCCAGTCAGTTGCACCTGGATGCCATCGTTCAGACGTTGCACGTTTCCAAGCCACGCGACAAGACTGACATCCTGAAAATCCTGCGAAGGATTACGGAAAGCGTTGGCCCACGTGGGTTGATTGTGTTGATTTCCGATTGTTTTGTTGATCGGGAACCGCTTCTCAAAGGCCTGGAAATGCTGCGTTCACGCCGCCACGATGTGATGGTGTTTCACGTACTGGATGAAGAAGAAGTAACATTCCCATTCAGCGGCATGACCAAGTTTGAAGGGATGGAAGAAATGCCCGACCTGCTGTGCGATCCCAAGGCACTGCGGGATGGCTACCTGGAAGCCCTGGAAGAGTATCTGGTAGAAGTCCGTCGTGGATGCAGTCGACTTGGTGTAGATTATTCACTGGTCAACACCAGTGACTACCTGGATGCCATAATGTCGCGCTTTCTGCACCGACGTATTGCCTCCCGCGCTCAACAGGGCAAACAGACTTACGGCTAACAGTATTTGTGTGGTGATCGCGATACTTCATTAACATGAGCCGCACCCCACCTGGGGAATGGCGATACCGAACCAATAGATATCCATGCTTGCTTTGTTTTCAAACCCATTTGCGATGATTGCCGGTGTGTTGCTGATCAGCAGCCCGATCATCATCCATTTGATTAACCGAATGCGTTATAAACGTATTCGTTGGGCTGCGATGGAGTTTCTGCTGAAATCGCAGAAACGTGCCCGTCGCAAAATGATCATCGAACAACTGATTCTGTTGTTGCTTCGATGTCTTCTGGTGGCGCTGATGGGCCTGCTACTGGCACGCTTCATCGGGTGCGACAAAGCGGGCAATGAAGGGCAGAATACTTTCCACATTATTCTGATTGATGACACGCTCAGCATGTCGGATGAAATTCGCACGGAAGAAGGTCAGACACGCAAAGTATATGACCGTGCCAAAGTGCTGATTACCGATCAGATCCTGAAATCGGCCAACCAGGCTTCAAGCCCACAGTTTGTTACAGTGGTGCGGCTCTCGGAACTGAATGTTCCACGTCCTTTTGGGCGATTGAACAGCACAATCACTGAAGAAGTGGGAACATATCTGGCCCCACTGCAACCTACGTTGAAGCACATTGATCTGGTGGATGGTATTAAAGCAGCCCAGGCCCAGTTTAATGACGAAAAGAACATGCGTGGTGTGCTGCATATCATTTCCGATTTTCGCAATGCCGACTGGAGCGAGAAGAACAAAGAAGCTCTCAGCACCGCACTGGATGAATTGAACACCCAGGGGGTAGAAATTCATATGCTCGACTGCGTTTCGCCAGAACGCACCGAGCAGAATAAGTCACCACTGTCCAATGACAATCTGGCGATTGTAGAACTGATTCCCGATGCCCGAATTGTGGCACGTTATCAGCCAGTGGAATTCACTGTCAAAGTGCATAACTATTCCAACAGCGAAAAGAAAAATATCACCGTCCGCGTGCGAGTGAACGGTGCAGAACGTGCGGAAGGTCTGGTGAATATTCCCAGCGTGCCTCCGAATAATGATGCGATTGGTCGCTTTACGCTGGCATTTGAACGCACCGCAGCAGAAGAGAATGAAGAACTGATTGTGCTGCAACGCTACAACATGGTCAGTTGCCACCTGGAAGGTGAATCAAGTGGGCTGTCGGCAGACAACGTGCTTTATTCGGTGGTGGAAGTTCGCGATCGCGTGCCACTGCTGATTGTTGATAACTCGCCCAAAGACCGTGGTACCAAGCAGGCAGAATCGTACTTCCTGGAAACATTGTTCACCGCACCGATCCGCGGTTATGATGTGCAGTTAAAGAATGCCGTCGATCTGGATACACTCAATCTCAGCCAGTATGCAGCAATCTTCATCTGCGATACCCCACGACTGAGCCAGCAGGCGATTGCCAATCTGGAAAACTATACCCGCGCTGGCGGCGGTGTGGCCTTCTTCATGGGACCATCAATCCGCTCCGACAGTGTGCAGGAATACAACGAAAAACTCTATCGCGAAGGGAATGGCTTGTATCCGGTCCCACTCGAACGGGTGGTTGCGGATATTCCTGATGATCGCC
It encodes:
- a CDS encoding DUF58 domain-containing protein → MHRGWFQAMAPKEQEEARRFFDPKVISRISRLDLRARQVVEGFISGMHRSPFFGHSVEFAQHREYVRGDDIRHLDWKVWSKTDRFYIKQYEAETNLRCNVIVDVSESMHYGRGAMNKYEYACTIGASIAYMAVKQQDTVGMFAFDQDVRANLPAKSSQLHLDAIVQTLHVSKPRDKTDILKILRRITESVGPRGLIVLISDCFVDREPLLKGLEMLRSRRHDVMVFHVLDEEEVTFPFSGMTKFEGMEEMPDLLCDPKALRDGYLEALEEYLVEVRRGCSRLGVDYSLVNTSDYLDAIMSRFLHRRIASRAQQGKQTYG
- a CDS encoding BatA domain-containing protein — protein: MLALFSNPFAMIAGVLLISSPIIIHLINRMRYKRIRWAAMEFLLKSQKRARRKMIIEQLILLLLRCLLVALMGLLLARFIGCDKAGNEGQNTFHIILIDDTLSMSDEIRTEEGQTRKVYDRAKVLITDQILKSANQASSPQFVTVVRLSELNVPRPFGRLNSTITEEVGTYLAPLQPTLKHIDLVDGIKAAQAQFNDEKNMRGVLHIISDFRNADWSEKNKEALSTALDELNTQGVEIHMLDCVSPERTEQNKSPLSNDNLAIVELIPDARIVARYQPVEFTVKVHNYSNSEKKNITVRVRVNGAERAEGLVNIPSVPPNNDAIGRFTLAFERTAAEENEELIVLQRYNMVSCHLEGESSGLSADNVLYSVVEVRDRVPLLIVDNSPKDRGTKQAESYFLETLFTAPIRGYDVQLKNAVDLDTLNLSQYAAIFICDTPRLSQQAIANLENYTRAGGGVAFFMGPSIRSDSVQEYNEKLYREGNGLYPVPLERVVADIPDDRRDVERLKLSLTFNKKLLIKKDSRYHPALSKIYREAAGGTIADVEAYEKFFNFVVIDRYVKVNTRAMAAGPGGPETLVYLANNKPIKDFEPAVRSLTDKLAEKLTNASEYQDYLGRFRSELRTLAGSDRDLYELSIALTNLLEDTGDETAKRPNLVKFWEMEDNKQLAREFAALRDEVTYGDPLYVTRRFGNGRVVAFMAGAGSNWNDLEGFGRPYYPPMMLTMKDYLASAGTDTALVLGQTLDLELDQTNYDSKGKQYLLSEDIKKNQTTYKSLGDISFSTGESKGKINFTFNQANEPGVYLFKLFSKQTSAGGAPDAAPTPVYRMIPCNIDVERESDLQRANSDDIAMIAPKALLHSASDDSYAEALMRKRKDFSENPWIYFIILMVLVAEQAMATRLSYNSRSAEGPPAAQTKLPVTTDI
- a CDS encoding MoxR family ATPase, with translation MSNGQTLGNSDIDAIKNVQKAFQEIKNQLARVIVGQDKVIEELLIALFSRGHCILEGVPGLAKTLMISSLAKSLSLDFSRIQFTPDLMPADITGTEVIEENRTTGAREFKFLPGPLFANMVLADEINRTPPKTQAALLEAMQERQVTVGRTRHKLQSPFFVLATQNPIEQEGTYPLPEAQQDRFMFKIFVKYPSFEEEMEIARRTTALNMDEPTAVLTGEQILELQALVRKVPVADEVIKYTAVLVRQTRISEPGAPKFIKEWLSWGAGPRAVQNLIIAAKARALLYGRENVSHEDIQQVALPVMRHRVAANFTAASEGVSTDRVIQKLLDETPTRMGDLERDERFRKIFTS